One window from the genome of Spirosoma rhododendri encodes:
- a CDS encoding hybrid sensor histidine kinase/response regulator transcription factor: protein MRNLTHWHPSYLVGLSRHCGLYLTLVLLMASPALAQSVRIPVTQPITPAHSLLQSVVPAIVQAKKGVIRTARTRYRYQLVGLNQGWGITEWSLHHYSLFITVQPPWWRSWWAWLGYALLAAGSGWAVNRYRSRRQQDKQRMQQQEAEQLRQIDELKTRFFSNITHDLLTPLTLILGSSVGLISELGQSQYGERLRFIERNAQHLLTLINQLMDLSRLDANRTTLDLVRGQPDQVVGGVVDNFADVAAESYISLTYQTETTATYWFDADKLARITTNLLDNAIKFTPSTATAPGQITVLLRANTPMQQPGLYLSVTDTGIGIDSAHFPHLLNRFYRVDTPAPSPGSGIGLALVNELIELHGGTIDVDSQVGQGTTFHVFLPCQLDEPYAPGTTNTRVTTNSDAAVDSPPEPVRVLLVEDNEDMAQFIALSFPDHYQLYRASDGEAGLIQANHLLPDLIISDVMMPGMDGFTFCERIKSDPVTDHIPVLLLTAKSTLADRMHGLQLGADDYLSKPFHVPELLARINNLLTRQRRYSERVQAVLAGPAPVPNEPAPPPVHPFIQRLHTVLDEHLDQTDFGVDELAAAVHLSRMQLHRKLKALTDSSTTEFIRSYRLTQSLALLTSGVPVAQAAYAVGFTNPAYFSQRFREQFGKVPSSYLPE from the coding sequence GTGCGGAATCTGACTCACTGGCATCCATCTTATCTGGTCGGCTTGAGCCGCCATTGCGGTCTGTACCTGACGCTTGTGTTGCTCATGGCCTCACCTGCGCTGGCTCAGTCAGTTCGTATTCCAGTCACTCAGCCTATCACCCCCGCACACAGCTTACTGCAATCAGTTGTACCAGCCATTGTTCAGGCTAAGAAAGGTGTTATCCGGACGGCACGCACCCGGTATCGTTATCAGCTGGTTGGGCTGAATCAGGGCTGGGGCATTACAGAGTGGAGTTTGCACCACTATAGTCTGTTTATTACGGTTCAACCTCCCTGGTGGCGGAGCTGGTGGGCCTGGCTGGGTTATGCGCTATTGGCAGCGGGTTCCGGCTGGGCCGTCAACCGGTATCGCTCCCGACGCCAACAGGATAAGCAGCGGATGCAGCAGCAGGAAGCTGAACAGTTACGGCAGATCGATGAGTTAAAAACCCGTTTCTTTTCCAACATCACGCACGACCTCCTGACCCCACTTACCCTGATTCTGGGCTCATCAGTAGGACTGATCAGCGAACTGGGGCAAAGTCAGTATGGCGAACGACTTCGGTTCATTGAACGCAACGCCCAGCACCTGCTGACACTGATTAATCAGCTCATGGACCTGTCTCGGCTGGATGCCAACCGGACGACGCTGGATCTGGTGCGGGGGCAACCCGACCAGGTAGTTGGCGGAGTCGTCGACAACTTCGCGGACGTTGCCGCTGAAAGTTATATCAGTCTGACATACCAGACAGAAACGACAGCGACCTACTGGTTCGACGCCGATAAGCTGGCGCGTATCACCACTAATCTGCTCGACAACGCGATCAAGTTTACGCCCTCCACCGCTACCGCGCCGGGGCAGATAACCGTGCTGCTGCGGGCCAATACGCCGATGCAGCAGCCGGGCCTGTACCTGAGCGTAACGGATACGGGTATTGGCATCGATTCGGCTCATTTTCCGCACCTGCTCAACCGGTTTTACCGCGTCGATACGCCCGCGCCATCACCCGGTTCGGGTATTGGTCTGGCCTTGGTGAACGAACTGATTGAATTGCACGGCGGCACCATTGATGTTGATAGTCAGGTGGGGCAGGGAACAACTTTTCACGTGTTTCTGCCCTGCCAGCTGGACGAACCGTATGCACCCGGCACAACTAATACGCGGGTGACAACTAATTCGGATGCGGCAGTCGACTCTCCACCCGAACCGGTCCGGGTGTTGCTGGTGGAAGACAACGAAGACATGGCTCAGTTTATCGCCCTGAGCTTCCCGGATCACTACCAGCTGTATCGGGCTTCGGACGGCGAGGCTGGGCTGATTCAGGCGAATCATCTGTTGCCCGACCTCATCATCAGCGACGTCATGATGCCCGGTATGGATGGCTTTACGTTTTGCGAACGAATCAAGTCTGACCCCGTTACCGATCACATCCCTGTACTGCTGCTGACGGCCAAATCGACACTGGCCGACCGGATGCATGGCCTTCAGCTTGGGGCCGACGATTACCTGAGCAAACCCTTTCACGTGCCGGAACTGCTGGCCCGGATAAACAACCTGCTTACCCGGCAACGTCGGTATAGCGAGCGGGTACAGGCAGTACTCGCCGGACCGGCTCCGGTGCCAAACGAACCCGCTCCCCCCCCTGTCCACCCCTTTATACAGCGACTGCACACCGTATTGGACGAGCACCTCGACCAGACAGATTTCGGCGTCGACGAACTGGCAGCAGCCGTTCACCTGAGCCGTATGCAGCTTCACCGGAAACTCAAGGCTCTGACCGACTCGTCGACTACGGAATTTATCCGGTCGTATCGGCTGACGCAGTCACTGGCACTGCTGACCAGTGGTGTACCAGTTGCCCAGGCGGCCTATGCTGTCGGCTTCACCAATCCGGCTTATTTCAGCCAGCGTTTCCGCGAACAGTTCGGAAAAGTCCCATCAAGCTACCTTCCGGAGTAG
- a CDS encoding LytR/AlgR family response regulator transcription factor: MSILLNADPRRSTTPEYMPSLRVNDTKAGWHSKPVNELIMIKGERGYSWLYWSDGSKQIMAYTIKHYADRLPENDFLRVHQNHVVNQKFVRKTLLTHRGPVLRMACGAEIIVSRRRWTMVKKALQHLSIID; this comes from the coding sequence ATGAGCATCTTACTTAATGCAGACCCACGCAGATCAACCACCCCGGAGTACATGCCGTCGCTGCGCGTCAACGACACGAAAGCGGGCTGGCACAGCAAACCCGTCAACGAGCTCATTATGATAAAAGGTGAGCGTGGCTATAGCTGGCTGTACTGGAGCGATGGCAGCAAACAGATCATGGCCTACACGATCAAGCACTACGCCGACCGCCTGCCGGAAAACGATTTCCTGCGCGTACACCAAAACCACGTTGTCAACCAGAAATTCGTCCGTAAAACACTGCTGACGCACCGGGGGCCGGTTCTGCGGATGGCCTGTGGCGCCGAAATTATCGTATCGCGTCGTCGGTGGACAATGGTAAAAAAAGCCCTTCAGCACCTTTCCATTATTGACTGA
- a CDS encoding PAAR domain-containing protein, with amino-acid sequence MPPAARLTDMHTCPMSTGPVPHVGGPIVGPGSPMVLISGLPAARVGDSLVCVGPPDSIIKGSATVLIGGAPAARMGDSTAHGGVIILGCPTVIIGG; translated from the coding sequence ATGCCGCCTGCTGCCCGCCTGACCGACATGCACACCTGCCCGATGTCTACCGGCCCCGTACCCCACGTGGGTGGCCCAATCGTCGGGCCGGGCTCGCCGATGGTACTAATCAGCGGTCTGCCCGCGGCTCGTGTGGGCGACTCGCTGGTGTGCGTCGGACCGCCCGATTCGATCATCAAAGGGTCGGCGACGGTACTGATTGGTGGGGCACCGGCCGCCCGGATGGGCGATTCCACCGCCCACGGTGGTGTCATCATACTGGGTTGCCCAACGGTAATCATTGGCGGTTGA
- a CDS encoding TssN family type VI secretion system protein has product MVAITPFLITYILVLLVVVGMFIATIWLNQKHALMSAKRLLLTVFIGALVLALPGGFGLIGLQFIPVYYIVVQVIGLLLGILFLNRMLVDMGPSFTIKPAFVLLLTGSVLGFGILLFTPLFNYLSSLQYGSIQYDLWAATSLLPFGLPMLFAYTFNALTKVPSEIYKLWYYPRHAEEISMEGVDYYRLMLLEVQVQKHPGRKEPPVKVKARTAGDVPFGTWFQKFIDDYNYKFPNDQIQIFDDTAHEYGWLFYSIKPSLLRLRSYIDFEQTIAQNKLQENYLIVARRVEEIS; this is encoded by the coding sequence ATGGTCGCGATTACACCTTTTCTGATTACGTACATTCTGGTTCTGCTGGTGGTGGTCGGTATGTTTATCGCCACTATCTGGCTCAACCAGAAACACGCTCTGATGAGTGCCAAACGGCTATTGCTGACGGTGTTCATCGGGGCGTTGGTACTGGCGCTGCCGGGCGGCTTCGGCCTGATCGGTCTGCAATTCATCCCGGTTTATTACATCGTCGTGCAGGTCATTGGTCTGCTGCTGGGCATCCTGTTTCTCAACCGGATGCTGGTCGATATGGGGCCGTCGTTTACGATCAAGCCCGCATTTGTGCTGCTGCTGACGGGTAGCGTGCTGGGCTTCGGCATCCTGCTATTTACGCCCCTGTTCAATTACCTCAGCAGTCTTCAATACGGGAGTATTCAGTACGACCTGTGGGCCGCTACGAGTTTGCTGCCGTTTGGCCTGCCGATGCTGTTTGCCTACACGTTCAACGCACTGACGAAGGTGCCCAGCGAGATTTACAAACTCTGGTACTACCCGCGCCATGCCGAGGAAATCAGCATGGAAGGGGTCGACTATTACCGGCTGATGCTGCTGGAAGTGCAGGTACAAAAGCACCCCGGCCGCAAGGAGCCACCCGTCAAAGTAAAGGCCCGGACAGCGGGCGACGTCCCGTTCGGTACGTGGTTTCAGAAGTTTATCGACGACTACAACTACAAGTTTCCGAACGATCAGATTCAGATTTTCGACGACACGGCCCACGAATACGGCTGGCTGTTCTACAGCATCAAACCGTCGCTGTTGCGGCTGCGGTCGTACATCGATTTTGAACAGACCATCGCCCAGAACAAGTTGCAGGAAAACTACCTGATCGTTGCCCGGCGGGTCGAAGAAATCAGCTAA
- a CDS encoding DUF6531 domain-containing protein, producing MTTTPAFRTGLRRLLYPAIAQAIPPETDERAQLADLLHRLDLTLADYQTLPGMHRVLDGRAVDVATGEVVLDTTDITIPGPVPFAWGRYWRSNHLTSGSVGNGWRHSYDYTLLEDRRTRQVVVRTPDSRAVVFALLTDGESAQNRLEKVRLDRDARGYVLHRTNGLRYRFADNPSGSLCRLVAVERVGLAYRLQFTYNQLGQLFRISDGGQRVVELTTNAGGHISQLTLTAPDATQQRIVLAQYRYDEAHNLTEAAAFDRPATQYYYRQQRIIRLNDTLRRSIFFAYTNVDKVFRCTDVRQEAGRVAQFRYFPDEGRTVVTDEAGHVRQYIHEAGVVQRFMSAEGRQRVWFHNEYHELISEQDPLGNTTFLTYDERGNLTQTTWPDGGTMAMTYDDTDLLLTLTDRAGGVWQWSHDPAGQLLLCIDPAGAETRFSYDTAGLRIGRQTAGQVVRWEYDASANPVRQLTAAGQTNWSFDALGRLTFAGRSTETVPLFPVEPLPALAANGTSDDYQPVYDADGQLVRLRRGRLNWQFIRDAAGGIREYTRPDGQSTRFHYDAAGRLTEALFSDGSWHHYAYRPDGWLIEATSPTTQVRFVRNARGQISEEVAGEQSVQSTHDPAGNRISRQVAGGEAVTFTYNVQGQLSKLTHPAGALWLAHDRQGRLTEQVWPGGLRCRWQYTDGRLPVSQSVYWRSQLNAGRLLNYGWAGRQLSRVQDARHGTVDLRYDPAGAVVEAVCSAGWTDRWVADRRAWQQRLLRPAADTTEPGWQLIVVGGMRFYYDAEGYLREKRIAGKTWSFHWHESGVLTRVVQPDGQAVTFTYDALGRRIDKQVGDKSVRWAWDGKRLAQEWHQQGDNAPVQLTWYTVDSAALSSGVLSSTAPVLLQVGSQIYSVVCNQLGQPLSMHAPTGEPVWEYGWYLFGKKYGLTGPHHWHTYLGPNQFDVPEAGLVYTDFQYADADTGLPLSPEYSSPAGWARAEWVLPHAPESYLSAARYIRAY from the coding sequence ATGACTACGACCCCCGCGTTTCGTACCGGCCTGCGCCGGTTACTGTACCCGGCCATTGCGCAGGCCATTCCGCCCGAGACCGACGAACGGGCGCAACTCGCTGATCTGCTCCACCGGCTCGACCTGACGCTTGCTGATTACCAGACACTGCCAGGCATGCACCGGGTACTCGACGGGCGGGCGGTCGACGTGGCAACGGGCGAAGTGGTGCTGGACACGACGGATATCACCATCCCCGGACCGGTGCCGTTCGCGTGGGGGCGGTACTGGCGCTCCAATCACCTGACTAGTGGATCGGTGGGAAATGGCTGGCGGCATTCGTACGACTACACGCTGCTCGAAGACCGGCGCACCCGGCAGGTCGTTGTCCGGACACCCGATAGCCGGGCGGTGGTGTTTGCGCTGCTGACGGACGGCGAATCAGCACAAAACCGGCTCGAAAAGGTCCGGCTCGACCGCGACGCGCGGGGCTACGTACTGCACCGGACCAACGGGTTACGGTACCGCTTCGCCGACAACCCCAGCGGAAGCCTGTGCCGACTGGTGGCGGTCGAGCGGGTGGGCCTGGCGTACCGGCTTCAGTTTACGTATAATCAGCTCGGTCAGCTGTTCCGCATCAGCGACGGTGGGCAGCGCGTAGTTGAGCTTACGACCAACGCAGGCGGACACATCAGTCAATTGACGCTGACCGCCCCCGACGCCACGCAGCAGCGCATCGTGCTGGCGCAGTATCGCTACGACGAGGCTCATAACCTGACCGAAGCGGCCGCATTCGACCGTCCGGCGACGCAGTACTACTACCGGCAGCAGCGCATTATTCGCCTGAACGACACCCTGCGCCGGTCCATCTTTTTTGCCTATACCAACGTCGACAAAGTGTTTCGGTGTACCGACGTCCGGCAGGAGGCCGGGCGCGTTGCGCAGTTTCGCTACTTCCCCGACGAGGGGCGGACGGTAGTGACCGACGAAGCCGGGCACGTTCGGCAATACATCCACGAAGCGGGGGTTGTGCAGCGGTTTATGAGTGCCGAAGGGCGGCAGCGCGTCTGGTTTCACAACGAGTATCACGAACTGATCAGCGAGCAGGACCCACTGGGTAACACCACATTTCTCACCTACGACGAGCGGGGCAACCTGACCCAAACCACCTGGCCCGACGGTGGTACGATGGCCATGACCTACGACGATACCGATCTGCTACTGACCCTGACCGACCGCGCCGGTGGCGTCTGGCAGTGGAGCCATGACCCCGCCGGGCAACTGCTGTTGTGCATCGACCCGGCGGGGGCTGAAACACGCTTTTCTTACGATACTGCAGGGCTACGCATTGGTCGGCAGACGGCCGGGCAGGTGGTGCGCTGGGAATATGACGCGTCGGCCAATCCGGTGCGGCAGCTGACCGCTGCGGGACAAACCAACTGGTCATTCGACGCGCTCGGTCGGCTTACATTTGCTGGCCGGTCCACCGAGACGGTTCCCCTGTTTCCGGTGGAGCCGTTACCCGCTTTGGCTGCGAATGGAACATCCGACGATTATCAGCCAGTTTATGATGCCGACGGGCAGCTCGTGCGGTTGCGCCGGGGGCGGCTCAACTGGCAGTTTATCCGGGACGCGGCTGGGGGTATTCGGGAGTACACGCGCCCCGACGGCCAATCGACGCGCTTCCACTACGATGCCGCTGGTCGGCTGACCGAAGCGCTATTCAGCGATGGTAGCTGGCACCACTACGCGTACCGCCCCGACGGCTGGCTGATCGAAGCGACATCGCCCACGACGCAGGTGCGGTTCGTTCGCAACGCACGGGGGCAAATCAGCGAAGAAGTGGCGGGTGAGCAGTCGGTACAAAGCACCCACGACCCGGCCGGAAACCGCATCAGTCGGCAGGTGGCGGGTGGAGAAGCCGTTACGTTCACGTATAATGTACAGGGGCAGTTGAGCAAACTGACCCACCCGGCGGGGGCGCTGTGGCTGGCCCACGACCGGCAGGGACGACTGACGGAACAGGTGTGGCCGGGCGGGCTGCGCTGTCGATGGCAGTATACCGATGGTCGGTTGCCGGTCAGTCAGTCAGTGTATTGGAGGAGTCAGTTAAACGCGGGTCGGCTGCTGAACTACGGCTGGGCCGGGCGGCAACTCAGTCGGGTCCAGGACGCCCGGCACGGCACCGTCGATCTGCGCTACGACCCGGCTGGCGCGGTGGTTGAAGCCGTCTGCTCGGCGGGCTGGACGGATCGCTGGGTTGCCGACCGACGTGCCTGGCAGCAACGGTTACTGCGTCCCGCTGCCGACACAACCGAACCCGGCTGGCAACTGATTGTCGTGGGGGGAATGCGCTTCTACTACGACGCCGAAGGCTACCTGCGCGAAAAACGGATCGCCGGGAAAACGTGGTCGTTCCACTGGCACGAGTCGGGTGTGCTGACGCGCGTCGTTCAGCCCGACGGGCAGGCCGTTACCTTCACCTACGACGCGCTGGGCCGACGCATCGACAAGCAGGTGGGTGACAAAAGCGTGCGCTGGGCGTGGGATGGTAAACGGCTTGCGCAGGAGTGGCATCAACAGGGTGATAATGCGCCGGTGCAGCTAACCTGGTATACGGTGGATAGTGCGGCACTATCCAGCGGGGTACTATCCAGTACGGCACCCGTGTTGCTACAGGTTGGAAGTCAGATCTACAGCGTCGTGTGCAATCAGCTGGGGCAGCCGCTGTCGATGCACGCGCCAACGGGCGAACCCGTCTGGGAATACGGCTGGTATCTGTTCGGCAAAAAGTACGGCCTGACCGGCCCCCACCACTGGCACACGTACCTCGGTCCCAATCAGTTCGACGTGCCCGAAGCCGGGCTGGTGTACACGGATTTTCAGTACGCCGACGCTGACACCGGGTTGCCGCTTAGTCCAGAATATTCCAGCCCCGCCGGGTGGGCGCGAGCTGAATGGGTGCTTCCTCACGCACCAGAATCGTATCTTTCCGCTGCCCGATATATTCGAGCGTACTGA
- a CDS encoding type VI secretion system Vgr family protein — protein sequence MPVYSIVTETTLLVEGKRISSFHSLTLQQSIHTTHEFRVIFEHDAIEELVTLFPDQLDSLHRKTFDLTVKGDSSSPALEFKGIITQTELRQQDDGYWGRMIVTGHGHCEALRTTPGTQTFSDKSIVDIAKASLSAYQHPKKVTAPLGPADLPFCVRYNESIWTFLKRLAYDFGAWFYYDGSQLQFTKTPGTSSSLTLTFGGNLINFRSGVRAAPTYVKHYDYLSEDDKRLETESGKDELPYGKPENEGTINPHPAKVTADMTPYRDNRKAALGAEEKYMEGQARVPGLFPGCKIIVKDAKRGKGGQSAPYLITDVVHYVTGVGDYHNRFRAIPADVVAMPVRKLIRPMAQTQIGEVVDNKDPKGMGRVKVRLLWMKAPQTTPFIRMTLPHFGLHKDNKKTRGFQFVPTIGDQVMVGFEYNNPERPFVIGALPHGKNSSIDTSKPEEEKHISVGSGSTLTFIEKPTTKEIHLQVDDKNFVKITVPSGSGTITVQSSKDIIVKATAKVTIEAQQIDLSATTINIEGKQGVNIKGAQVKVEATAQMAVKGAMTDVEGTGTMNVKSSGITTVKGTMVMIN from the coding sequence ATGCCAGTCTACTCTATCGTTACGGAAACCACGCTGCTCGTCGAGGGTAAACGCATTTCCTCCTTCCATTCGCTGACCCTGCAACAGTCGATTCATACGACCCACGAGTTCCGGGTCATCTTCGAACACGACGCCATCGAGGAGCTGGTCACGCTGTTTCCCGATCAGCTCGATTCGCTGCACCGCAAGACGTTCGACCTGACGGTGAAAGGCGACTCGTCGAGCCCGGCGCTGGAGTTTAAAGGGATCATTACGCAGACCGAACTGCGGCAACAGGACGACGGCTACTGGGGGCGTATGATCGTCACCGGCCACGGCCATTGCGAAGCCCTGCGGACAACGCCCGGCACGCAGACGTTCAGCGACAAATCGATCGTCGACATTGCCAAAGCGAGCCTGAGTGCATACCAGCATCCCAAGAAAGTGACGGCTCCGCTCGGCCCCGCCGACCTGCCGTTCTGCGTTCGGTACAATGAATCGATCTGGACGTTTCTCAAGCGACTGGCCTACGATTTCGGGGCCTGGTTTTACTACGATGGCAGTCAGCTTCAGTTTACCAAAACGCCCGGCACGAGTTCATCGCTGACGCTGACGTTTGGCGGTAACCTGATCAACTTCCGGTCGGGGGTGCGGGCCGCGCCGACCTACGTCAAGCACTACGATTACCTGTCGGAAGACGACAAGCGACTGGAAACCGAATCGGGGAAAGATGAACTGCCCTACGGTAAACCCGAAAACGAAGGCACGATTAACCCGCACCCCGCCAAGGTCACGGCCGACATGACGCCCTACCGCGACAACCGCAAGGCCGCGCTGGGGGCGGAGGAAAAATACATGGAAGGGCAGGCCCGCGTGCCCGGCCTGTTTCCGGGGTGTAAAATCATCGTTAAAGATGCTAAGCGGGGGAAGGGCGGCCAATCGGCACCATACCTGATTACCGACGTCGTGCATTACGTAACAGGCGTTGGCGACTACCACAACCGTTTCCGCGCCATTCCCGCTGACGTGGTAGCGATGCCGGTGCGGAAGCTGATTCGCCCGATGGCGCAAACGCAGATCGGCGAAGTAGTAGACAACAAAGATCCGAAAGGAATGGGTCGGGTGAAGGTGCGGCTGCTCTGGATGAAAGCCCCACAGACGACGCCCTTCATTCGCATGACCCTGCCGCACTTTGGCCTGCACAAAGACAACAAGAAAACGCGCGGCTTCCAGTTTGTGCCGACCATCGGCGATCAGGTGATGGTCGGTTTTGAATACAACAACCCTGAACGGCCGTTTGTGATCGGGGCGCTGCCGCACGGCAAAAACAGCAGTATCGACACCAGCAAGCCGGAAGAAGAAAAGCACATCAGCGTGGGTAGCGGCAGTACGCTGACGTTCATCGAAAAGCCCACCACGAAGGAGATCCACCTACAGGTCGACGACAAGAACTTCGTTAAGATTACGGTGCCCAGCGGAAGCGGTACAATCACGGTACAGTCGTCAAAAGACATCATCGTCAAGGCCACCGCCAAGGTTACGATTGAAGCGCAGCAGATCGACCTGTCAGCGACAACGATTAACATCGAGGGTAAGCAGGGCGTCAACATCAAGGGGGCGCAGGTGAAGGTCGAAGCCACCGCGCAGATGGCCGTCAAGGGGGCCATGACCGACGTAGAAGGCACCGGCACGATGAACGTCAAAAGCTCCGGCATCACAACGGTCAAGGGTACGATGGTAATGATTAATTAG
- a CDS encoding GPW/gp25 family protein translates to MNQTFYQLPIRFGPLMAGRELPTCGAGTSIAQTLYLLLYTQYGELRADRSFGCQIWDLTYDRTVSTNDWMTGLCESLEAAIRRHETRLRTPKVSVQFLPVEHRIEPLPADFQRTVMVTINAVLEATQEPYRFSTRLYLGQLSMR, encoded by the coding sequence GTGAATCAGACATTTTACCAGCTACCCATCCGCTTTGGACCATTGATGGCCGGGCGTGAGCTGCCCACCTGCGGAGCGGGCACGTCCATCGCCCAGACGCTCTATCTGCTGCTCTATACGCAGTACGGTGAGTTGCGTGCCGACCGCTCATTTGGCTGCCAGATCTGGGACCTTACCTACGACCGAACCGTCAGCACCAACGACTGGATGACGGGGCTTTGCGAGTCGCTCGAAGCCGCCATCCGACGCCACGAAACCCGCCTGCGTACCCCTAAGGTCAGCGTGCAGTTTCTGCCCGTCGAACACCGGATCGAACCGCTGCCCGCCGACTTTCAGCGGACGGTAATGGTCACGATCAACGCGGTTCTGGAAGCGACGCAGGAGCCCTATCGTTTCTCGACCCGGCTCTACCTCGGTCAACTCTCGATGCGCTGA